The sequence TGAACGACATGCACGGCGTCTGGACGCATGAACAGCTTGCCGCCCGGCATCGCTGGACGCGGGTCGACACGCCTGCCGGCGAGATCCCCGCCCTGCTGCCACCCGGCGTCACGCCGTGCGACGATCCGCGCATGGATCCGGTGCCAGCGCTCGGCCAGCATACCGATGCCGTGCTGCGCGAGATCGGCTATACCGATGAACAAATTCACACGTTGCACGCATCCGGCGCGGTCTGACCGGTTTTTTCCGCGCTGAACGAAGCGCGCCCCTCATCGACATATCGAAGCGTCTCCGCGTCCGTTCACGGACGCGAGATCGCCACTATTGCGCGAGTACATCGCTGCGCATCATTCGCCGGCCGCCTCGTTCGATGCACCGTCGACGGCAGGGGCCAGCCCGGCGATCCGCGTGGCGCGCAACAGCACGGGCCGATCGACCATCTTCCCGTCGACCGTCACCACACCGCCATTTGAATTGCGCATCGAATCGAGCACCCGGCGCGCCCAGCAAACCTCGTCCGCACTCGGCCGATAGCACTTGTGCACGAACCCGATCTGCTTCGGATGAATGCACAGCTTCCCGCCAAATCCCAGTTGCTTCCCGTTGAATGCATCACGCTCGATCCGTTCCCCGTCGTGAATATCCGGCGTCACTCCGTCGACCGGCGACTCGATGCCGGCCACCCTCGACACCAACGCGAGCTGCGAGCGGAAGTAATTGAGCGACACGCCATCGTCGGACATGCCCATGTCCGCGATGAAATCGAGCGTGCCGAACATCAATCGCTCGACGTACGGCGCCTTTGCGACTTCGAGCGCATTCCACATGCCATTCGCGCTTTCGATCAACGGATAGACCGGCACACGCCGTCGCGCAAGCGCGACGACGGCGCAAACGTCGTCGGCGCTCTCGGCCTTCGGCAGCACGATACCGGCCACACCCTTCAACGCGCCGAGCGTGGCATCGGCATCGAACCATGGCGTGTTCCGCGCGTTGATCCGCACGAGCACTGGATGCTCGGGCGAAACCCACCGTGCTGTCGCGTCGCGCGCCGACGTTTTCGCTTCAGGCTCGACCGCATCCTCGAGATCGATGATGACCGCATCGGCGCCGCTCGCGAGTGCCTTGTCGAACCGTTCGGGCTTGTTCCCCGGGACGAACAGGTATGACTGGGCGGGTATCGAGCGTCCGGCGCCGGCGCGATGCGCGGCATCAGACGGCATCGACCACCTCCGGAACCCGTTCGATTGCGTCGAACGGGTTCATCGACGTCTTCACGTTGTAATCGACCACCCGCTTCGCTGCTACCACGATCTTCACGCGTCGTTCCTCCATCCGTTTGTCGGCATCAACCAATTTCGCAGGCCATTACACGCGGAATCCCGTACGTCGACAACTATCGATTGGCTCTGCCGGCCATAGCCCAAACCTATTGGCCGGTTCGCCTTCGGACAGGGACTGATTCCGGGTCAGGGGCAGCCGGGCGACCTTCCTGCCCGTCGGTTATCGACTCTCGACGAAAAAACGCCGTGCTACTCGTTCGCGTATTCCAGCTGCAGCGCAATCCAGTCCGACGTAGCGGCGCCATAGCGTGCCGCTATATCTCCCAGCACACCGGGCAGCACGGCATCTCCACGCCGCCCATCCGGAATCGTCACGCGCGCGCGCCCGATACTTGCCGGCCGGGTCAGCAACCTCAACCCGTGCCTTGATACAACCTCCCGCCCCTCTCCCGTCGCGACGACGTCGCTGCGCCAGGTCCGCGCCCACGCATCCACGGTCAACGCGACCGGCAATTCGTCAAAACCGGGTTCGAGCGGCAGATCGAACGTCTCGTACCGCCAGAACGCAACGCGGTTCGTCAGCGCGGCCACCACCGTACGCGCGGTCAATCCATACCGGCTGCCGTCGTGCTCGTCGTTCCAGGCTTGCACGCCGATGGTCCGTGCGGTGTCACGCGCTGTCGCGGGCCCGGCAAGCGCGCTCACCAGCGCAAGCGACGCGGGAATGGACGCGGACACGCCGGTCGTCGTCATGACGTTGCCGTCCATCACGTAGCGGCGATCGTCGACCCACGTCGTCCCGGTGAAGCGGCGACGCAGGCGGTCGCGCGAATACCAGTGCGACGTCGCAGTACGATGCCGTAGCAGTCCGGCATTCGCGAGGACTTCCGCGCCGTCGCAGATCGCCACCATCGTCGCGCCGCCAGCGGCCTGCTTTTGCAGCCATGCCAATACCGCCGGCCGGTCGGCCCCGTGCAGCGCGGGTACGATCACGACATCCGCCCCGGCAGGTATCGCGGCATCGAACCGGTCGAACGTGGTGTCGGCCAGCATGCGCAATGCGGGCATCAGTTCGACGGGCCCTGCATCGACCGACACGGCGACGACATCGGCCGCACCGGATGCCTTCAGGATCGCGTACGGAACGAGGAAATCGGTCGTCTCCGTTCCGGCGTTGTCCGCGACGATCGCCACGAGCGGCCGCTTGCGCCCGTCCTTTGGCGCGGACACCGTCAGCGCTCGTGTGTCCGGCAACATGCGCTCCGCCGGCGCTTGCGTCGACGCACCCCACGCCCACGCACAAAACTGCATGCAGGCAAACAGCGCCACCATCGTGCGCGTCGCCCTGCTCCTCGTTCTTTCCAGCATCGCCCGCCCGCGTTAATCGATTGCACGTCCGGAAAATTACAAGGATCATGCTCGCGGTCACAAGGACAACTCCACCGCACTTTCCGCCATGTCCCAGTCAACCTGTTCGGCACGCGACATCGTTGTCGTCGGCTTCGAAGGCGTCCAGTCGCTCGACATCACGGGCCCGATGGAAGTGTTCGCGGTCGCGAACCGTTACCTGCCGGATCATGCCGCACCCTATCGGCTCACGCTCGCGTCGCAACACGGGGGCGACATCGTCACGCATGCCGGTTTGCGACTCGCCGGCCCAATCGCACTCACGGCACTGCCCGAGCACATCGACACGATCATCATCGCCGGCGGCAGCGATGCTGCGCTGCGACACGCGGCGTCGGAAGCCGGCGTGCTGCCGTGGCTGCGCGCGCGGATCGCACACACGCGGCGAATCGCGAGCATCTGCACGGGCGCGTTCGTGCTCGCCGCGGGCGGATGGCTGGACGGCAAGCGCGCGACCACGCACTGGAACCAGTGTGCGACGCTGCAGGCGCTCTGCCCCGACGCGCGGATCGAACCGGACGCGATCTACGTGAGCGATCCGCCGTTTCACACGTCGGCCGGCGTGACGGCCGGCATCGATCTGTGTCTTGCACTCGTCGAGGCGGACTGCGGCGCGCCGACCGCGCTCGCGGTCGCGCGCGAACTCGTGCTGTTCGTGCACCGTCCCGGCGGCCAGGCGCAGTTCAGCGTCGGGCTCGATATCCAGGCCAATGCGACGCCGCGCATGCGGACGCTGCTCACCGAGATCGCCGACGATCCGACCGGCGATCTCGGCGTGCCAGCCCTGGCAGCACGCCTGCACATGAGCGAGCGGACGTTCGCCCGCCATTTCCGCGAGCAAACCGGGCGATCGCCCGCGCAGTTCGTCCTTGCGGCACGCGTCGAGCGCGCGAAGGCGCTGCTCGAGCGGGCCGACTGGCCGCTCGAGCGCATCGCCGAACGGTCGGGGTTCGGCAGCATCGACGCGTTGCAGCGCGCATTCGCGAAGCAGCTCGGCGTGTCACCGAGCGATTATCGTGCACGCTTCGGCAAGCGACACGACGCGCCGCCGGCAACATAGGTCGGCAATTGGCTACAACGCTTCGCCGACACCAACGCACATTTGCGCGCATCGCAATTTGCTTCGCTGCAGACACGCAGCGGCTGCCAAGCCCGAAACCCGCTCTTGCCGATACGGGCCCGGCTGACGTACCGGCTTCGACCGAACCGGCTGGCCGGCCGCACACGTTTGCGGCCACGTCGCGCCGATTCGCTTAGCATCCGGACCTCGATTTCTTCGCTTGCCTGCCGTTAACCCGGATTTCAGCGCAGCCCGGTTCATCGCGCCGGGCCTCCCCCTGCGAGCGCCAGCATGTCCGCATCCACCTCCATCGAGAAAATCGCCGACTGGGCGGGACGAAACCATCTCGTCGTCGGCGCGCTGGGCACGCTGATGTCGCTCGCGGCGGTCGGCATCAGCGCGGCCACGCTCTGGGCCACGAGAAGCGAAGTCGTCGAGCACGCGCACGAAACCTCGCGCAACGTCGCCGCCGTGCTGGTCAGCGAGATCGCGCGGACCGTCGAAACGTCCAACAACGCACTGATCGCACTCTCCGCCGATCTCGGCAAGCCGGCGGTGCGGCGCATGGACGCCGGGCTGCGGCACGACCTGCTGTTCCAGCGCGCGGCCGCGCAATACGTGACGGGGATGGGCGTGACGGACCGCGACGGCCGGCTGATCGACGCGTGCTGCGGCCCGTCCCACCACTGGAACTTCAGCGATCGCGACTATTTCAAGGTGCATCGCGACTCGCCGAACGTCGGCCTTTACGTGTCGGAGGCCTATCGCGCACGCTCGCGCGGCGGCACGGAATCGATCGCGCTTTCCCGGCGTATCGAACGACCGGATCACACGTTCAACGGAATCGCGGTGGTCGCGATCGACCTCGCCTATTTCGACCAGCTGCTGTCCCGGCTGGACGTCGGGCCGCACGGCATCAGCGCGATCCTGCGCGCGGACGGCACCATCCTCGCCCGCAACCCGCCGCTGAACGATCACCAGATGATCCGCCTGCGCCGCTCGAAAGCCTTCGATCGCATGCTGAACCAGGATTCCGGCTTCTATGCCGCTCGCGCATCGACGGAACGCTGCGGCTCTATACGTTCCAGCGGGTGCCCGGCACACCGCTGATCGCCGTCGTCGCGCCGGCCGAAGTCGACGTGCTGGCCGGTTTCATCCGGATGTCATGGTCGGTCGGCGTGTCGGCGTCGCTCCTTTGCACGCTCTTCTGCGCGGTCGTCTGGCTGCTCGCGTTCGCGTTGCGGGACAACCTTCGCAAGCAGACGCTGCTCACCGACCTCACGCGCACCGATCCGCTGACCGGCCTGCACAACCGCCGCGCGCTCGACGTCGCGCTGGCCGACGAATGGGAGCGGCTCCAGCGCAGCAGCAGCGGCAGCCTGTCCCTGCTGTTCATCGATGCCGACCACTTCAAGCAGTACAACGACCGATACGGGCACGCACGCGGCGACACGGCGCTCCGGTTCCTCGCCGAATGCATCCGTGCCCATACGCAGCGGCGCGGCGACCTCGCCGCGCGTTACGGCGGCGAGGAGTTCGTCGCGGTGCTGCCCGACACCGACGAACGCGGCGCCGCGAAGGTCGCGGAGGCGATTCGCCGGGAAGTGGAAAACAACCGGCTCGCCGGATTTGCCGAGGCGGTTCCCGCTTTTACGGTGAGCATCGGATGCGCGACCGCCCGCAATGCGCACCCGTCGTCCATCGACGCGCTGTCGCGTCAGGCGGACCTCGCGCTGTACACCGCCAAGCGCCAGGGACGAAACCGCGTCTGCCGCGCACCGGCGGAGCAGCACACGCATGCGGCATGACGGGCGAATCGATCCGCGCTTTTCACGCCATATCCCGACCAGATGAAGCACGCCTGATTCGCACCCGTCGGTCCGCACCCAACCGATAGCGATAAAAATTCCCGCTCACCCACGGCCGCCGCATCGGTAGCCGGCCGCTTCGCGTCACACGCAACACCACGACTTTACGATTGCAAATGCCTCTCATTTGCATTAAATTTCGGCGCAAATGTACTGTTTGGAACACAGACCACATCAAGGGACGGGTATGAGCAGAAAAAACTGGGCGGCCGCACCGATGGCCATCGTCGTCGGCGCGGCCGGCGTGGGCACGGCCGACGCGCAGGAGGCGACGCTGCCGGCCATCGAGATCTCGGGCCAGCGCGCGAGCGCGCCGTTTCGCACACGTGACTCGACGAGCGCGACGCGCGGCGAGGCGGACGTGATGGAGATCCCGTTCGCGGTCAGCAGCGTCGATGCGAAACTCGTACGCACGGTCGCCGCGACGCGTGGCGAGGATCTGTACGACTGGGTCGCGGGCGTCGCGCGGCAGAACAACTTCGGCGGTCTTTGGGACAACTACGCGGTGCGCGGCTTCGCCGGCGACGGCAACACGTCCGGCACCGACTACCTCGTCAACGGCTTTTCGTGGAATCGCGGGATCAGCGTGCCGCGCGACACCGTCGACCTCGAGCGCATGGAAGTGCTCAAGGGGCCCGCGTCGGCGCTGTACGGGCGCGGCGATCCGGGCGGGCTCATCAGCTACACGACGAAGCAGCCGCAGTTCGCGCGCGCGAACACCGTCGGCGTGTCGGCCGGCAGCTACGGCGCCTTGCGCGAGACGCTCGATTCGACCGGGCCCGTGACGAAGTCGCTCGCGTACCGCTTCGTCGCGATGAACGAGAACAACGGCAGCTTCCGCGATACCGTGTCGAGCAAACGCTACCTGTTCGCGCCGTCGTTTACGTGGGACATCGGCGCGGACACGACGCTCCACTACGCATTCGAGAGTGCGCGCCAGCGCGCGCCGCTCGATCGCGGCGTGGTCGCGGTGGGCGGACAGCTCGGTGCGATACCCGCATCGCGCTTCCTCGGCGAGCCGCGCGACGGCGACTACGACGTGCGCAACACGGGCCATCAGTTCACGCTCGAGCATCGCGTCGACGCGAACTGGTCGGTCAACGCCGGTTTCGCGCAGCGCACCACCGACCTGTCCGGCCGCTCGTCCGAGGCATTCGCGCTGCAGCCGGACGGCCGCACGCTGTGGCGCCGCTACCGGCAAGTCGCGTTTCGTTCGAACGACCTGCAGGGCCGCATCGAGACGACCGGCCAGTTCCGCACCGGCGGCATCGGCCACACGCTCGTGCTGGGCGCGGATGCGTACCGCTTCAACTACGACCAGTTCGTCGCGCGCTCGACGCCCACGGCCGCCGCGCCGTATGCGATCGACATCTTCGACCCCGTCTACGGCCAGCCGGCGCCCACGCCGCGCACCGCGACCAGCCTGCTCGAGCGCGACGACGGCCAGGGGCTCTACGCGCAGGACACGCTCGCGTTCGGGCCGCACTGGAAAATTCTCGCGGGGCTGCGCTGGGATCGCTTCCACCAGTCGGTCGAGAACCGCCTGAAGGGCGCGACGACGAGCCAGCTGCAAACCTCAATGAGCCCGCGGCTCGGCATCGTGTACGAGATGAGCCCCGCGCTGTCGCTGTATGCGAACACCGCGTATTCGTTCCGGCCGAACAACGGCGCCGACGTCGACGGCCGCGCGTTCGATCCGGAGAAGGGGCATGGCTACGAAGCCGGCGCGAAATGGGCCGGCACGCGCTGGCTCGCGACCGTCGCGGCGTTCTACGTCAACAAGCGCAACGTGCTGACCGCCGACCCGGCGAACGCCGGCTTCTCGCGCGCGGCCGGCGAGGTGCGCAGCCGCGGCGTCGAATTCGAATGGAACGGCGATCTCGGCCACGGCGTGCGCGGTCTCGTCAACCTTGCGTACGTCGACGCCGAAGTCACGCACGACGCGGTGCTGACGCCCGGCGCACGCCTCGTCGACATTCCGCGCCTGAGCGGCAGCGCGCTGCTCCTGTACGAAACCGCGGTGCCGTTCGCGGACAAGGCCGGTGCCGGCGCCGGCGTGATCTACGTCGGGCGCCGGGCCGGCAATACCGCGAACACGCAGGACGGGTTCGAGCTGCCGGCCTATGCGACCGTGCAGCTGAACGGCTACGTGCAGGTCAACAAGCACCTGCGTGCGTCGGTCGTGCTGAACAACCTGTTCAATCGCACCACCTACGTCAGCTCCTACAACAGTGTGTGGGTCACGCCGGGCGCGCCGCGCAGCCTGTTCGCGTCGCTCGCCTACACGTTCTGATTCGATTCGGTTTCCTGACGGGCATCGCCCGTCAGGCGCCGATGAGGATCGCGTCGATCGTCGAGCTCGCGACGCGCTTTCGCACAGATATTGACAAATTTCACACACTTTTCGCGCAACAAATTCGCTAGGATCATTGCACTGATTTTCCAATTCATATTTCCGGCAAGGAACAGTGACAAATGAAGAAACCTATCCGACATGCAACTATGGCGTTTGCGCTTTTGATCATCGCGCAGCTTGCGAACGCACAAGTCACTGCTGACAAACCACAATCCGATGGCGCTCTGCCAGCGACGCTACCTCAACCGGATTACACTTCGCAGCGCGTGAAAGTCGGTTTGTCGAGCAAAGAAACGACGCTCGTCCTTCCGTGGTTCGTCGAGGAACTGATCGCGACGGCCAACACCAGCAAATCACTGGATGAAGCGGCCAGTGATTATGCGGGGCGCTTAAAGCGCGGCCTTTAACCCATTATCTGTTGTCAAGTCCTCGAATAGGTTGACAGCAGCCAGACGCTGGAACGCCCGATGCACTGCATCGGGCGTTTTCTATTTCGGGGCGGTCACCCTTTGCAGGATTTGACGGCCGATTGTCTGATGGGATAATCCATCATCGCCGTCCTGCACGACGGATATCCGCCATATTTTGCATTATCGACGGAGTCTATATGCCATTAACGGTTGGCATGCTCGCCCGGCGTTGCGGCATTACCGTCCGCGCATTGCACTATTACGATCAGACAGGCCTGCTGAAGCCGATCGGCCGCTCCACGTCGGGCTACCGGTTGTACGACGAAGCCAGTGTGTCGACGATCAGGACGATTCAAGCGCTGCGTGGCCTGGGGCTGACACTAGACGCGATTGCCCAGATGCTGCGCAACCGGCAGATCGCCTTGGCGGAAGTGATTGCCGAGAGCCGGCTTGCAATCGACGCCGAGCTGGCAAGGTTGAATACGCTGAACGAGCGGCTCGGAGTGCTGCAAGCTGCCTGCGATTCCGGCGTGACCTGGCTTGATGCGGATTGGCCGGAAACGCTCGCGTTGCTCGAGCGATATCGCGCACATTTCAACACGGCCGAGATTGCGAAGATTCTCGCGCGCTGGAAGGACATGGAAGCGGCCTTGTCGACATTGTTTGCGGACGTGCGCGACGCAATGAATCGGCATGTCCCGCCCGCCTCTGGCGAAGCGCAGAAGCTCGCGTATCGCTGGCTTGCCGCCGCGATGCAATGGATGGACGGCGACATTGCCATCGTGCGGCGCTGGCGGCAGTTGCATGACGGCGCGGCGCCGGCCCCCGACCACACAGGGCTCGATCGGACAGTGATCGCCTACATCGAGCAGGCGACCCGTCTGCAGGTGGCGGCCTGGCGGCGCCACCTGACGGAAGACGACATCCAACGCCTCGACAAGACGCTGTCGGCGGAATGGATCACACTCGGTGCAGACGTCAGACG is a genomic window of Burkholderia cepacia containing:
- a CDS encoding HpcH/HpaI aldolase/citrate lyase family protein, which encodes MPSDAAHRAGAGRSIPAQSYLFVPGNKPERFDKALASGADAVIIDLEDAVEPEAKTSARDATARWVSPEHPVLVRINARNTPWFDADATLGALKGVAGIVLPKAESADDVCAVVALARRRVPVYPLIESANGMWNALEVAKAPYVERLMFGTLDFIADMGMSDDGVSLNYFRSQLALVSRVAGIESPVDGVTPDIHDGERIERDAFNGKQLGFGGKLCIHPKQIGFVHKCYRPSADEVCWARRVLDSMRNSNGGVVTVDGKMVDRPVLLRATRIAGLAPAVDGASNEAAGE
- a CDS encoding TonB-dependent siderophore receptor, which gives rise to MSRKNWAAAPMAIVVGAAGVGTADAQEATLPAIEISGQRASAPFRTRDSTSATRGEADVMEIPFAVSSVDAKLVRTVAATRGEDLYDWVAGVARQNNFGGLWDNYAVRGFAGDGNTSGTDYLVNGFSWNRGISVPRDTVDLERMEVLKGPASALYGRGDPGGLISYTTKQPQFARANTVGVSAGSYGALRETLDSTGPVTKSLAYRFVAMNENNGSFRDTVSSKRYLFAPSFTWDIGADTTLHYAFESARQRAPLDRGVVAVGGQLGAIPASRFLGEPRDGDYDVRNTGHQFTLEHRVDANWSVNAGFAQRTTDLSGRSSEAFALQPDGRTLWRRYRQVAFRSNDLQGRIETTGQFRTGGIGHTLVLGADAYRFNYDQFVARSTPTAAAPYAIDIFDPVYGQPAPTPRTATSLLERDDGQGLYAQDTLAFGPHWKILAGLRWDRFHQSVENRLKGATTSQLQTSMSPRLGIVYEMSPALSLYANTAYSFRPNNGADVDGRAFDPEKGHGYEAGAKWAGTRWLATVAAFYVNKRNVLTADPANAGFSRAAGEVRSRGVEFEWNGDLGHGVRGLVNLAYVDAEVTHDAVLTPGARLVDIPRLSGSALLLYETAVPFADKAGAGAGVIYVGRRAGNTANTQDGFELPAYATVQLNGYVQVNKHLRASVVLNNLFNRTTYVSSYNSVWVTPGAPRSLFASLAYTF
- a CDS encoding MerR family transcriptional regulator; amino-acid sequence: MPLTVGMLARRCGITVRALHYYDQTGLLKPIGRSTSGYRLYDEASVSTIRTIQALRGLGLTLDAIAQMLRNRQIALAEVIAESRLAIDAELARLNTLNERLGVLQAACDSGVTWLDADWPETLALLERYRAHFNTAEIAKILARWKDMEAALSTLFADVRDAMNRHVPPASGEAQKLAYRWLAAAMQWMDGDIAIVRRWRQLHDGAAPAPDHTGLDRTVIAYIEQATRLQVAAWRRHLTEDDIQRLDKTLSAEWITLGADVRRAIACGADDGDASALASRWHSLLERTTHGDVALRGKLLRALLDEPILQAGHPMGPDVLAWLQRQEAAVVYDGNVETGA
- a CDS encoding DJ-1/PfpI family protein, which translates into the protein MVALFACMQFCAWAWGASTQAPAERMLPDTRALTVSAPKDGRKRPLVAIVADNAGTETTDFLVPYAILKASGAADVVAVSVDAGPVELMPALRMLADTTFDRFDAAIPAGADVVIVPALHGADRPAVLAWLQKQAAGGATMVAICDGAEVLANAGLLRHRTATSHWYSRDRLRRRFTGTTWVDDRRYVMDGNVMTTTGVSASIPASLALVSALAGPATARDTARTIGVQAWNDEHDGSRYGLTARTVVAALTNRVAFWRYETFDLPLEPGFDELPVALTVDAWARTWRSDVVATGEGREVVSRHGLRLLTRPASIGRARVTIPDGRRGDAVLPGVLGDIAARYGAATSDWIALQLEYANE
- a CDS encoding GlxA family transcriptional regulator, which translates into the protein MSQSTCSARDIVVVGFEGVQSLDITGPMEVFAVANRYLPDHAAPYRLTLASQHGGDIVTHAGLRLAGPIALTALPEHIDTIIIAGGSDAALRHAASEAGVLPWLRARIAHTRRIASICTGAFVLAAGGWLDGKRATTHWNQCATLQALCPDARIEPDAIYVSDPPFHTSAGVTAGIDLCLALVEADCGAPTALAVARELVLFVHRPGGQAQFSVGLDIQANATPRMRTLLTEIADDPTGDLGVPALAARLHMSERTFARHFREQTGRSPAQFVLAARVERAKALLERADWPLERIAERSGFGSIDALQRAFAKQLGVSPSDYRARFGKRHDAPPAT